The proteins below come from a single Eucalyptus grandis isolate ANBG69807.140 chromosome 3, ASM1654582v1, whole genome shotgun sequence genomic window:
- the LOC104435014 gene encoding FRIGIDA-like protein 5 yields MADDEALSKDLRLAEVKRSGFRDAVERLQERASSLLLLSLQWKDVEDHYEATQAELERREREVRAAEESVRACFRGFEVRLEQIERREGEMAARRGAEAERRLAEVERGAEELEAARRAMEERLRGVEAMEKRFQEASSALGAMIDERVKEVEEREKGIELENEKLREGWEAFEASRSKLEGKLNEVRLKSEEFEGRIKNLELMEKECDERVEQARLKEKRLQEWSKELEMQKRELEARMREVELKDSRVKELSKELDLRSKECEEQNNNTVRPAIKKSSDEIHTKELAKSPDAACLKTIVDGKDLQIFLNERWTEGEKLRHELLAMLRKCPNPARLVLDAMEGFYPPHLKKGNVEFDECVVRRSCILLLEQLMKISPIITPRVKSEATKLSFSWITKMRADAENSLEVLGFLQLLASYGLASSFDTDEILHYVEKIAHFRNMPELCLALGLKDKIRGFLRNLVKEKKHNLAVSFIYALKMEDEFPPEPLLKEYMRISKSAAGATLHNGHNSPEAQDQAMKRRVPDLKAGGRSVEDHKIRSTISPENLKQAITSMEKQNGEQKKAAAMIGSVEMRELDGKLHSPVIVAASVPSSIPTSVKTTSAITSETIVKPAPETSTPLQHRGKHPQTAALAEVGSNPLAGASSNAQSSHITHKEASSENLCSKPTGEILRKILSREVEYELVRDEISALLLSSSDPASLVLDTLKYTDPLNSRDFIRLGIPVKHCILLLEHLKGFSPIIRPQLSQEAKQFCTVWKLELKAGNDDHMETICFLQFLAAFKLAPLVAANEVLKLLDASKWAQQVPDSCESLGLAEFLPGFIRNLIEKKHWIDAIKYINALKMEDKFPLVPLLTDYLAYWEKRADEISKKKDSLPSSQIGAINKKLSATKTAMKWIATYRLESEFSHKDFEAYIKQLEKQKAEIEGKLTESKADRSAGSQNVLTQQDKKEESPAQATSDHVATSCGNAPSTVTTSTAPTSATSSSHQPQKKRGKKRKRIAPQPQTPKEPPNGGHRSTQSYNRHPIDTHRLTREGPYSARSSGYYGVPNPLNDYPFKPYPFSGTDHYHGRTCAVPLCGGRPVRLAGPRAAYSGPRW; encoded by the exons ATGGCCGACGACGAGGCGCTGTCGAAGGACCTGCGCCTCGCGGAGGTGAAGCGGAGCGGCTTCCGCGACGCGGTGGAGCGCCTCCAGGAGCGGGCCTCCTCGCTCCTGCTGCTGTCGCTCCAGTGGAAGGACGTCGAGGACCACTACGAGGCCACGCAGGCCGAGCTCGAGCGGCGCGAGCGGGAGGTGCGCGCCGCGGAGGAGTCCGTCAGGGCGTGCTTCAGAGGGTTCGAGGTGCGGCTCGAGCAGATTGAGAGGAGGGAGGGCGAGATGGCGGCGAGGcggggggcggaggcggagcgcAGGCTCGCGGAGGTCGAGAGGGGCGCGGAGGAGTTGGAGGCCGCGAGGAGGGCGATGGAGGAGAGGCTCCGCGGGGTCGAGGCGATGGAGAAGCGGTTCCAGGAGGCGAGTAGCGCGCTGGGCGCGATGATTGACGAGAGGGTGAAAGAggtcgaagagagagagaagggaatcGAGTTGGAGAACGAGAAATTGAGGGAGGGGTGGGAGGCGTTCGAGGCTAGCAGGAGTAAATTGGAGGGGAAACTCAACGAAGTGCGGTTGAAAAGTGAGGAATTCGAGGGTAGGATCAAGAATCTAGAGTTGATGGAGAAGGAATGCGATGAGCGAGTCGAGCAGGCTCGGTTGAAGGAGAAGAGGTTGCAGGAGTGGTCTAAGGAGCTTGAGATGCAGAAGAGAGAACTTGAAGCGAGAATGAGAGAGGTCGAATTGAAGGACAGCAGGGTAAAGGAATTGTCTAAGGAACTTGACTTGAGGAGCAAGGAATGTGAGGAACAGAATAATAATACTGTTAGGCCTGCAATAAAAAAATCGAGCGATGAAATTCATACGAAAGAACTGGCCAAATCACCAGATGCTGCTTGCTTGAAGACAATAGTGGATGGGAAGGACTTGCAAATTTTCCTAAATGAGCGCTGGACAGAAGGTGAAAAATTAAGACATGAATTGTTGGCGATGCTTAGAAAATGTCCTAACCCAGCGAGACTTGTCCTGGATGCAATGGAAGGGTTTTACCCTCCGCATTTGAAGAAGGGGAATGTGGAATTTGACGAGTGTGTTGTTAGGAGGAGCTGTATTTTGCTGTTGGAGCAGCTGATGAAGATTTCTCCAATTATTACGCCTCGGGTAAAGAGTGAGGCGACGAAATTGTCTTTCTCCTGGATAACTAAAATGAGAGCAGATGCTGAAAATTCCTTGGAAGTATTGGGATTCTTACAGCTTTTGGCTTCTTATGGATTGGCTTCATCTTTCGATACTGACGAGATCTTACATTACGTGGAGAAAATTGCTCACTTTCGAAATATGCCCGAATTATGTCTGGCCCTGGGCCTTAAGGATAAGATTCGAG GTTTCCTTCGGAATCTtgtgaaagagaagaaacataatCTGGCTGTAAGTTTTATTTATGCTCTCAAGATGGAAGATGAGTTTCCACCGGAACCGCTCTTGAAAGAATACATGAGAATCTCCAAAAGTGCTGCTGGGGCAACTCTCCACAATGGACATAACTCTCCTGAAGCTCAG GATCAGGCCATGAAAAGAAGAGTTCCTGATCTGAAAGCTGGAGGTAGATCCGTTGAAGATCACAAGATCAGGTCAACAATTTCACCTGAAAATTTAAAGCAAGCCATTACTTCTATGGAGAAACAAAATGGGGAGCAAAAAAAAGCAGCTGCAATGATCGGCAGCGTCGAAATGAGAGAACTGGATGGCAAACTACATAGCCCTGTTATAGTAGCTGCTTCTGTTCCATCCTCTATCCCTACCTCTGTGAAAACTACTTCTGCTATCACCAGTGAGACTATTGTCAAACCAGCACCAGAAACTTCAACCCCACTGCAGCATAGAGGCAAGCATCCACAAACAGCTGCATTGGCAGAAGTTGGATCGAATCCTCTTGCTGGTGCCAGTTCTAATGCTCAGTCATCGCACATCACGCATAAAG AGGCATCATCTGAGAATCTTTGCTCTAAGCCTACTGGTGAGATTTTGCGAAAGATACTCAGCAGGGAGGTGGAATATGAGTTGGTTCGTGATGAAATATCTGCTTTGCTTCTGTCCTCATCAGATCCAGCAAGTCTTGTTCTCGACACACTGAAATATACTGATCCATTAAACTCAAGAGATTTCATTAGGTTAGGTATCCCCGTTAAGCATTGCATTTTACTATTGGAACATTTAAAGGGATTTTCACCTATCATCAGGCCTCAGTTAAGTCAGGAAGCAAAACAGTTTTGTACTGTTTGGAAACTAGAGTTGAAGGCGGGGAATGATGATCATATGGAGACCATATGTTTTCTTCAGTTTCTGGCTGCCTTCAAATTGGCTCCTCTAGTTGCTGCTAATGAAGTTCTTAAACTCTTGGATGCATCAAAGTGGGCTCAACAGGTCCCTGATTCTTGTGAATCTCTGGGATTAGCAGAGTTTTTACCTG GCTTTATCAGAAATCTTATTGAAAAGAAGCATTGGATTGATGCTATTAAGTACATTAATGCACTGAAGATGGAGGACAAGTTCCCTCTAGTGCCTCTTCTCACTGATTATTTGGCATATTGGGAGAAAAGAGCAGATGAAATATCCAAGAAAAAAGACAGCTTGCCTAGCAGTCAG ATTGGGGCTATTAACAAAAAGTTAAGTGCTACGAAAACTGCAATGAAATGGATAGCAACATACAGGCTAGAGTCGGAGTTCTCACACAAGGATTTTGAAGCCTATATCAAACAGCTAGAAAAGCAAAAGGCTGAGATCGAAGGTAAACTGACAGAATCCAAAGCTGATCGATCTGCAGGATCACAGAATGTATTGACGCAGCAGGACAAAAAGGAGGAATCACCAGCACAAGCCACCTCTGATCACGTTGCCACCTCATGTGGTAATGCCCCCTCAACGGTCACCACCTCGACTGCTCCAACTTCAGCCACCAGTTCAAGCCATCAGCCACAAAAGAAGCGTGGAAAGAAGCGTAAGAGGATAGCTCCACAACCACAAACTCCAAAGGAACCCCCCAATGGTGGTCATCGTTCGACGCAGTCCTACAATAGGCACCCGATCGATACGCATAGGTTGACAAGGGAGGGCCCATACTCGGCGAGATCGTCTGGATACTATGGGGTGCCAAACCCCCTGAATGACTACCCTTTTAAACCATACCCTTTCAGTGGTACTGATCATTACCATGGGAGAACTTGTGCAGTGCCTCTCTGTGGTGGTCGGCCGGTACGTTTGGCTGGTCCAAGGGCTGCTTACAGTGGTCCTAGATGGTAA
- the LOC104430984 gene encoding FRIGIDA-like protein 5, whose protein sequence is MTNWVKRCNVQCMELELGRQQLDSIAKSFKKCSREMESRERTTVHSGVVAQKWKHPLTNGPVLASCQNSQCTIACQESHQVLDSSAVPPGSFGSIQQWQIKTEKPENYAAHNADDSSVEYPPSPTILAINDSQLFQTELELSNENVMICKEISHTLQNSSDPAKLVLDVIEGSYTQYSNTEDVNSQTVVMRSQIVMLEQLVRISPSITHEVKEGAMKLAREWKAKLSDKSKSDLEVLAFQNFLAAYNLRSLFNDVPLLGQTLGLVNEITGVASIPASPPSAHQQLPREKKRPASDPAIDSQSQPCARKCKNKMNSQGGWK, encoded by the exons ATGACGAATTGGGTGAAGCGGTGTAATGTGCAATGTATGGAGCTAGAATTGGGGCGGCAACAGCTTGATTCAATTGcaaagtcattcaaaaagtGCTCTAGGGAAATGGAGTCAAGAGAGAGGACTACTGTCCATTCTGGGGTAGTGGCTCAAAAATGGAAACACCCATTAACAAATGGACCTGTTCTAGCTTCATGTCAAAATTCTCAATGCACAATTGCTTGTCAGGAATCACACCAGGTCCTTGATTCCTCGGCAGTGCCACCTG GTTCTTTTGGATCTATTCAACAGTGGCAAATAAAGACTGAGAAACCAGAAAATTATGCTGCGCACAATGCAGATGATTCTTCTGTTGAATATCCACCATCACCAACTATCTTAGCTATAAATGATTCGCAGCTTTTCCAAACTGAGCTTGAGCTTTCGAATGAGAATGTTATGATATGTAAAGAAATCTCACATACGCTGCAAAACTCATCTGACCCTGCAAAACTTGTTCTGGATGTTATTGAGGGGTCTTATACTCAATACTCAAACACTGAGGATGTGAATTCGCAGACAGTTGTCATGAGGAGTCAAATTGTCATGTTAGAGCAGCTCGTGAGAATTTCGCCTTCAATAACACATGAGGTTAAAGAAGGAGCAATGAAGCTGGCAAGAGAATGGAAAGCCAAACTGTCTGATAAATCCAAAAGCGATTTGGAGGTTTTGGCATTTCAGAATTTCTTGGCTGCATACAATTTGCGTTCTTTGTTCAATGATGTTCCTCTGTTGGGTCAGACCCTTGGTCTTGTCAATGAGATTACAG GGGTAGCTAGCATACCGGCCTCTCCCCCCAGTGCCCATCAGCAACTGCCCAGAGAGAAGAAACGTCCGGCTAGTGACCCAGCAATCGATTCACAGTCCCAACCCTGTGCACGTAAGTGTAAAAACAAGATGAACAGTCAAGGAGGATGGAAGTAG
- the LOC120291744 gene encoding trichohyalin, whose product MEGISGELKLAESKKEILSKAYERLQSELSSFLSFTLLWKDLEGHLDGMRVSLERRAEELREGERSLAERARDVASREEGVRSALRRVEEREEEVRRKEMGLRSAEERLEKCREERRMEERELVATRKALRECISLKRDKKKEMSSLEQLAEKCRRDYDSKKEVVEALRRELDSKEKKVRVVQSLLVKNARELDVKVEELGSVKRSLDECSRSVKSTREELSTVQSLLDQSLKAHHESEKRLSILDRTIEERDKEVLAKARKLQSLNDCQRSKKASSNPKKRRLRKSTG is encoded by the exons ATGGAGGGAATCTCCGGCGAGCTGAAGCTTGCGGAGTCGAAGAAGGAGATCCTCTCTAAGGCGTACGAGCGGCTGCAGTCGGAGTTGTCCTCGTTCCTCTCGTTCACGCTCCTGTGGAAGGACCTGGAGGGGCACCTGGATGGCATGCGGGTGTCCCTCGAGCGCCGCGCCGAGGAGCTCCGGGAGGGCGAGAGGTCGCTCGCGGAGCGAGCCCGCGACGTCGCGTCGCGGGAGGAGGGGGTGCGGTCGGCGCTGCGGAGGGTCGAGGAGCGCGAGGAGGAGGTGCGGAGGAAGGAGATGGGCCTGAGGTCGGCGGAGGAGCGGCTCGAGAAATGTAGGGAGGAGCGTAGGATGGAGGAGCGTGAACTGGTTGCGACGCGCAAGGCCCTTAGGGAGTGTATCTCGCTGAAGAGggacaagaagaaggagatgagctCTCTGGAGCAGTTGGCTGAGAAATGTCGCAGGGATTATGATTCGAAGAAGGAGGTGGTGGAGGCGCTGCGACGGGAATTGGACTCGAAGGAGAAGAAAGTCCGGGTGGTGCAGAGTTTGCTTGTTAAAAATGCTCGGGAACTTGATGTGAAAGTGGAGGAGTTGGGTTCGGTGAAGCGTTCTCTTGATGAGTGCTCTAGGTCAGTTAAATCGACAAGGGAGGAATTGAGTACGGTGCAGAGTCTGCTCGACCAGAGTCTCAAGGCGCATCACGAGAGTGAGAAGCGGCTGAGCATTCTGGATCGCACGATTGAAGAGCGTGATAAGGAGGTCTTGGCGAAAGCCAGAAAGTTGCAGTCTTTAAATGACTGTCAA AGGAGCAAAAAGGCGAGCTCAAATCCAAAAAAGAGGAGGCTGAGGAAATCAACAGGTTGA
- the LOC104435012 gene encoding CAP-Gly domain-containing linker protein 1, with amino-acid sequence MEGISGELKQAELKKESLSKAYEQLQSQLSSFLSFTLPWKDLEEHLDGIRRSLERRSEELREGERSLGERARDVASREEGLRSAWQRVEECEEEVRRKRMDLWLVEERLEKCRVERRREESKLVVTRDALSECASLIRDKKEELCSLMQSTEECRRDYDSKKEEVEVLQQKLDSKEKKVKVLQRLLEGNTREVDMKVEELVSVKRSLDECSRTVKSTREELTAVESMLDHSLKAYDESEKRLSVLERTIEKRDKEVMVKVGKLQSVEDKINGCQVEHRKKEEELQEIHKSIEECSKELEYKENQLHSINMLMEEHKEELKSKKRGLRKSIAIGKLSKELKSKEGELENMMKQAKLKEVAKYLELKSSEYYAVQASIKDSNLELASKKRQLESIQIDITERVEQLQLKDEEYAFLQSSTLECAKALEFKKKQCDLMQNSITEYSHELESQKRQLDSIQERSRECFANVELKEKHLHILHVSIGEHSQTLEMKKKECNVQCMKLELERQRLDSIEKSLEEHSREMELRERTSVHSGVVAQNCKRPLINKPVLASCQNSRPTIDFDGKNLQMFLYQHFQEHDRFCHKVLEIIQTSDDAAKLVLDAMEGFYPPDSRNKDGLLDIGVIRRSCIFLLENLILSSAEINPQEREAAMKLAVEWKGKLKLSPSTEHPLEVLGFLRLLVAYKLASAFDANGIQDLVNSVSQFQIAKELYQVVGSSAVPPGSLGSIQQWQIKTEEPENFAVHNADDYSVEYPPPPTILARNDLQLFQTELLNENFMMCKEISRTLENSPDPAKLVLETDVMSSQIVMLEQLVRISPSITHEVKEGAVKLAREWKAKLSDTPEISLEVLVFKIFLAAYNLLSLFNDAPLLGQTLGPVNEISGPVGMAACPSRAHQQLPGEKKRLASDPAIDSQSQPCARKCKNKMNNQGGPLQISYDFQEKSGADDAQDIQKTGLVFPRRMYI; translated from the exons ATGGAGGGAATCTCCGGCGAGCTGAAGCAGGCGGAGTTGAAGAAGGAGAGCCTCTCTAAGGCGTACGAGCAGCTGCAGTCGCAGTTGTCCTCGTTCCTCTCGTTCACGCTCCCGTGGAAGGATTTGGAGGAGCACTTGGATGGCATCCGGAGGTCGCTCGAGCGCCGCTCCGAGGAGCTCCGGGAGGGCGAGAGGTCGCTCGGGGAGCGAGCCCGCGACGTCGCGTCGCGGGAGGAGGGCCTGCGGTCGGCGTGGCAGAGGGTCGAGGAGTGCGAGGAGGAGGTCCGGAGGAAGAGGATGGACCTGTGGCTGGTGGAGGAGCGGCTTGAGAAATGCAGGGTTGAACGTAGGAGGGAGGAGAGTAAATTGGTCGTGACGCGCGACGCCCTTAGTGAGTGCGCCTCGCTGATCAGGGACAAGAAGGAGGAGCTGTGCTCTCTGATGCAGTCGACCGAGGAATGTCGCAGGGATTATGATTCGAAGAAGGAGGAGGTGGAAGTGCTGCAACAGAAACTGGACTCGAAGGAGAAGAAAGTCAAGGTGCTGCAGAGATTGCTCGAGGGAAATACTCGAGAAGTGGATATGAAAGTGGAGGAGTTGGTTTCAGTGAAGCGTTCTCTTGATGAGTGCTCTAGGACAGTTAAATCGACGAGGGAGGAATTGACTGCAGTGGAGAGTATGCTCGACCACAGTCTCAAGGCGTACGACGAGAGTGAGAAGAGGCTGAGTGTTTTGGAGCGCACGATTGAAAAGCGTGATAAGGAGGTCATGGTGAAAGTCGGAAAGTTGCAGTCTGTGGAAGATAAGATAAACGGCTGTCAAGTTGAACACcgaaaaaaggaggaggaacttCAAGAAATCCATAAATCCATTGAAGAGTGTTCCAAGGAGCTTGAATATAAAGAGAATCAACTCCATTCCATCAATATGTTGATGGAGGAGCACAAAGAGGAGCTCAAATCCAAAAAGAGGGGGTTGAGGAAATCAATAG CTATTGGAAAGCTTTCCAAAGAGCTTAAATCTAAGGAAGGTGAACTGGAAAATATGATGAAGCAG GCGAAATTAAAAGAGGTGGCCAAATATCTTGAGTTGAAAAGTAGTGAATACTATGCTGTCCAAGCATCTATCAAAGACAGCAATCTTGAACTTGCATCAAAAAAGAGACAGCTAGAGTCAATCCAAATTGATATTACTGAACGTGTAGAGCAACTTCAATTGAAGGACGAAGAGTATGCTTTCCTTCAAAGCTCAACTCTTGAATGTGCCAAGGCCCTCGAGTTCAAAAAGAAGCAGTGTGATTTGATGCAGAATTCCATCACGGAATATTCTCATGAGCTTGAATCTCAAAAAAGGCAGTTGGATTCCATTCAGGAGAGAAGCAGAGAATGCTTCGCAAATGTTGAACTTAAAGAAAAGCACCTTCATATTCTTCATGTGTCAATTGGAGAACACTCTCAGACacttgaaatgaaaaagaaagaatgtaaTGTGCAATGTATGAAGCTAGAATTGGAGCGGCAACGGCTTGATTCGATTGAAAAGTCACTCGAGGAGCACTCTAGGGAAATGGAGCTGAGAGAGAGGACTAGTGTCCATTCTGGGGTAGTGGCTCAAAATTGCAAACGCCCATTAATAAATAAACCTGTTCTAGCTTCATGTCAAAATTCTCGACCCACAATTGATTTTGATGGAAAGAATCTGCAGATGTTCCTATATCAACATTTTCAAGAGCATGATAGATTTTGCCACAAGGTGCTGGAAATTATTCAAACATCTGATGATGCTGCAAAGTTGGTGTTAGATGCCATGGAAGGATTTTACCCCCCGGATTCCAGGAATAAAGATGGGTTACTAGATATTGGGGTGATTAGAAGGAGTTGTATCTTTCTCTTGGAGAATTTAATACTATCTTCAGCAGAGATTAATCCTCAGGAGAGGGAAGCTGCAATGAAACTGGCTGTTGAATGGAAAGGGAAGTTGAAACTTTCACCATCAACAGAGCATCCTTTGGAGGTCTTGGGCTTTTTGAGGCTTTTAGTGGCGTATAAGCTAGCTTCTGCCTTCGATGCAAATGGAATTCAAGATCTTGTCAATTCTGTGTCACAGTTTCAAATAGCAAAGGAATTGTACCAGGTCGTTGGTTCTTCAGCAGTGCCGCCAG GTTCTTTGGGATCTATTCAACAGTGGCAAATAAAGACCGAGGAACCAGAGAATTTTGCTGTGCACAATGCAGATGATTATTCTGTTGAAtatccaccaccaccaactaTCTTAGCTAGAAATGATTTGCAGCTTTTCCAAACTGAGCTTTTGAATGAGAATTTCATGATGTGTAAAGAAATCTCACGTACGCTGGAAAACTCTCCTGACCCTGCAAAACTTGTTCTGGAA ACAGATGTTATGAGCAGTCAAATTGTTATGTTAGAGCAGCTTGTGAGAATTTCGCCTTCAATAACACATGAGGTTAAAGAAGGAGCAGTGAAGCTGGCGAGAGAATGGAAGGCAAAATTGTCTGATACACCTGAGATCAGTTTGGAGGTTTTGGTATTTAagattttcttggctgcatACAATTTGCTTTCTTTGTTCAATGATGCTCCTCTGTTGGGCCAGACCCTTGGTCCTGTCAATGAGATATCAG GACCAGTTGGCATGGCTGCCTGTCCCTCCAGAGCCCATCAGCAACTGCCCGGAGAGAAGAAACGTTTGGCTAGTGACCCAGCAATCGATTCACAATCCCAACCCTGTGCACGTAAGTGTAAAAACAAGATGAACAATCAGGGAGGTCCACT ACAAATCTCATACGATTTCCAGGAGAAATCTGGTGCTGATGACGCACAGGATATACAGAAGACAGGTCTTGTTTTTCCCAGGAGAATGTATATATAG